The Candidatus Eisenbacteria bacterium genome includes the window AGTTCAACGCCGGGTTCGGCGAGCTCATGATCGCGCATCTGCTCCTATCGAACGAGAAGAGCACGTCCACTGTGACGCTCGCGGATCTGTTCAAGATGCACGAGGACGGCACGGGCTGGGGCCAGATCGCGCACGGGATGGGACTCAAGCTGGGCGATCTCGTGAGCGCTGCGAAGAGTGAGGGCCGCGTCGCAACCGGGAAGGGCAAGGTGGACACCAAGACACCAAGGATTGGTCCCGAGGGCCAGCACGGCGCGATGGCTTCGAAAGGCGCTGCCGGTACGATGGAACACGGTCAATCGGCTACGACCCCGAGCCATGAGATGGGCGGAGCCTCCGCGGCGGGTCATGGCAAGTAGCGGAATCCTCCCACCAATCCGGTCGCGGCTGCCTATGCGCGGAGCTGCCGGTTCTCCAATGGGCCCGCTGGAGCGCTCTCCGGCGGCCCATCTTTATCGCGGGGTCAACTCCGCAATCGTCTTCTCACCGCTCGGGATCCGCGGCGCGACGCAGAGTCCTCCTGTAGCGGTGTTCTTGGCGCGGCACAAGCGACTCTGCCGCATAAGTTATCGGGCGTGCGACGGAGTGCGATGAGATTACCGAGGTCGTTGCGGCTCTGGGTGAGACAAGTGAGGCCCGCCGCCATTCACCCCAGGAAGCTAGCCTTGGATGCTGTGCATGGCGAGGCGGTCGCATGCACTGCCGTGTTGAGGTCCGCCGAACAGGAGGAAAGACAATGACCCTCGTACGTTGGGACCAACTCCGGGAGATCGAGGAGATGAATGAGCGGCTAAGCCGCGCCTACGGTCGTCAAGTGCTCGGTCGCCCCGCCGAGGGAGGCAAAGAGGCTCTCACGGTGCCGGATTGGGCGCCAGCCGTGGATATCGCCGAGACACCCGAGGAGTTCTTGATCAAGGCTGAACTGCCGGAGGTCAAGAAAGAGGACGTCAAGGTCACTGTGGAGAATGGCGTGCTCCGAATCGAGGGCGAACGCAGGCAGGAGAAGGAGGAGAAGACCAAGAAGTTCCACCGAATCGAGCGGGCCTACGGCTCCTTCCTGCGCACCTTCGTGGTGCCGGACAACATCGACGAGGCGAAGGTCTCGGCGGAGTTTAAGGACGGCGTGCTGAATGTTCACCTACCTAAAACGGAGAAGGCGAAGCACAAGGCCATCGAGGTCAGGGTGGGGTAGGCCATGCCCGCGGCGGCAAAAGGTCTCGCGTCCTCCGCCGCGGAAGTTCCGGAGCGCGCGTCTGTCATGCAAAGGGGGTGGCACGCCAGACCTGCGTTGGATGCGAATCTCATACATCGGGAGGAATCGTGTTGGACGAAAAGGGCGTGCTTCGGTCGAGCAACATCCCCAACAAGTACGAGTTGATCGTCGTAGCCGCCAAGGAGGCGCGCCGCCTTAACGAGCTGAGCCGCCAGACGGGACTCCATCCGGGCGGCAAGGTGACGAACGTCGCCCTCGAGGAAGCGCTCAAGGGCAATGTGCTCTACCGGTACCGGGCCGAATCGGAGGAGTTGCGGGCGGAGACACCGGAGAGCGTCGAGGAGTAGCGGTACCGCGGCGGGTGCGCTTCTGGCAGTGGGTTGCCCCGTTTGGGCCGTTTTGGGGCGGGCCGCCTGTTGGACATGGGTGGGCTGGAAGCCTGCGTGAGTATAGGTTTTAGGTCCCACTGCCTACAAGCCGCATGCCGTTTGGGCAACCTCCGGCGAAGGCGGCCGGGATGGGCGCGGTGGGCGCGACGTGCCGTGATCCCCCAAGCCGGGGTCACGCCTCGGCTTCGCGGAGGGGCGATTCTCGGCGCCCGGCGGGGGCACGGGCCGTGCATCTCCTAGGGATAGGAAGCGGGAGGGACAGGCCCGCTTTGCCCAATTGTCACAGCGAGATTCCATCACACGAAGGAGTGTCTGACGATGGCAACGTCCACAATGAACGTGAAGCCTCTGGCCGATCGCATCCTCGTTCGCCGCCTCGAGGAGCAGGAAGAGAAGCGCGGCGGAATCATCATTCCGGACACCGCGAAAGAGAAGCCGCAGCAGGCGAAAGTGGTGGCAGTGGGTCCCGGCCGCATCACCGATGACGGAAAGCGTGTCGCTCTGGAAGTGAAGAAGGGCGACAAGATCCTCATGGGAAAGTACTCCGGCACCGAGGTCAAGATTGACGGCAGCGAGTATCTGATCATGCGCGAGGAAGATGTCCTCGCCATCGTCGGCGAGTCCAAGTAACCAACGGCGCTTCCTTTGATAAAGGAGTGATGAGAATGGCCGCAAAAGAAATCATTTTCGACGAAAAGGCGCGCCAGGCGGTGCTCGCGGGCGTGCAGACGTTGGCCAAGGCGGTCAAGGTAACGTTGGGACCGCGCGGCCGGAACGTGGTGCTGGACAAGAAGTGGGGATCCCCCACGATCACCAAGGACGGCGTGACCGTCGCCAAGGAGATCGAGCTCGAGGATCGCTACGAGAACA containing:
- the rpoZ gene encoding DNA-directed RNA polymerase subunit omega, translated to MARQTCVGCESHTSGGIVLDEKGVLRSSNIPNKYELIVVAAKEARRLNELSRQTGLHPGGKVTNVALEEALKGNVLYRYRAESEELRAETPESVEE
- a CDS encoding co-chaperone GroES; the encoded protein is MNVKPLADRILVRRLEEQEEKRGGIIIPDTAKEKPQQAKVVAVGPGRITDDGKRVALEVKKGDKILMGKYSGTEVKIDGSEYLIMREEDVLAIVGESK
- a CDS encoding Hsp20/alpha crystallin family protein encodes the protein MTLVRWDQLREIEEMNERLSRAYGRQVLGRPAEGGKEALTVPDWAPAVDIAETPEEFLIKAELPEVKKEDVKVTVENGVLRIEGERRQEKEEKTKKFHRIERAYGSFLRTFVVPDNIDEAKVSAEFKDGVLNVHLPKTEKAKHKAIEVRVG